The following are encoded in a window of Phycisphaerae bacterium genomic DNA:
- a CDS encoding uroporphyrinogen decarboxylase family protein, with protein MGLTSRERVLAAFDHVEPDHVPAWCGSSPEFWAKAKKQLGLDDEALRIRFGDDFRRVWTRYVGPEVHLQPGAIYATPFGIQRHGMGYGQPMSHPLAEATIEQIHDYPWPQPDWMDVSAIRDEALRYNRQYAILGGDWSPFWHDAIDLLGMENLMLRMYDEPDAVHTVFRHIVDYYAAVSERIFEAAGDVIDIFFIGNDFGSQTGPLLSEGLFRQFCLPHLRRLVELGHSYGLKVMLHCCGGFAPLIPAMIEIGLDGLHAVQPSCHGMDLGALKKKYGRKMVFNGAIDSHHILINGTPETVRHKTREVLEIMKPGGGYIAGASHDSILEETPVENVVAMFDAIREFGAYR; from the coding sequence TTGGGATTGACCTCGCGTGAACGAGTGCTGGCGGCCTTTGACCACGTGGAGCCGGACCACGTCCCGGCCTGGTGTGGTTCGTCCCCGGAATTCTGGGCCAAGGCCAAGAAGCAACTCGGCTTGGACGATGAGGCCCTTCGCATTCGATTCGGTGATGATTTTCGCCGGGTCTGGACCAGGTACGTCGGGCCGGAGGTGCATCTGCAACCCGGTGCGATCTATGCCACGCCCTTCGGAATCCAACGGCATGGCATGGGCTACGGTCAACCGATGAGTCACCCGCTGGCCGAAGCGACCATCGAGCAGATCCATGATTATCCCTGGCCCCAGCCGGACTGGATGGACGTCTCGGCCATCCGCGACGAGGCCCTGCGGTACAACCGGCAGTACGCGATCCTCGGCGGCGACTGGTCGCCTTTCTGGCACGATGCCATCGACCTGCTGGGTATGGAGAATCTCATGCTGCGGATGTACGACGAGCCCGATGCGGTTCACACCGTCTTCCGGCATATCGTGGACTATTACGCAGCGGTCAGCGAACGCATTTTCGAGGCCGCGGGTGATGTGATCGACATCTTCTTCATCGGCAACGACTTTGGCAGCCAGACCGGACCGCTGCTCAGCGAAGGCCTATTCCGGCAGTTCTGCCTGCCCCACCTGCGGCGGCTGGTCGAGTTGGGCCATTCGTACGGCCTCAAGGTCATGTTGCACTGCTGCGGTGGGTTTGCCCCGCTGATCCCGGCGATGATCGAGATCGGCTTGGACGGCCTGCACGCCGTCCAGCCGTCTTGCCACGGCATGGACCTGGGGGCACTCAAGAAGAAATACGGCCGCAAGATGGTCTTCAACGGGGCGATCGACTCGCACCACATCCTCATCAACGGCACACCCGAGACCGTTCGCCACAAGACGCGCGAGGTGCTGGAGATCATGAAGCCCGGCGGCGGCTACATCGCCGGAGCGAGCCATGATTCGATTCTCGAAGAAACACCGGTCGAAAACGTAGTGGCAATGTTCGACGCGATAAGGGAATTCGGCGCGTACCGGTGA
- a CDS encoding thioredoxin domain-containing protein: MTDRTASQAAARANRLADSTSPYLLQHARNPVDWFPWGTEALEKARREDKPIFLSSGYAACHWCHVMEQESFENPAIAAILNEHFVSIKVDREQRPDLDDLYMKATLLCNQGNGGWPMSVFLLPDDQTPFFAGTYYPPTSRYGRIGFADLLRRIAGLWHDDRNEIRRAAASLVEGVRQLSRPAPLDTAITADMVSSAAAALASAFDPVQGGISGGGTNKFPPSIAMSLMLREYVHSCRRGRPDPILLERVTLTLDKMANGGIYDHLAGGIARYSTDPSWLVPHFEKMLYDQALVSGVYLEAFQVTGDRRYADVASRILDYVLADMRSPEGAFYSAWDADSEGIEGKYYVWTKSEIMAVLGEHEGEVFCTYYNVTEQGNWEGANILNVQRAPDVVARLYGISETQLSRMLRIAREKLLLARRQRVPPALDDKTLTAWNALVITSLARAAEVLSEPRYADAAATAAEFILTNLIADGRLLRTWRNGKAHTPAYLDDYAFLVEALLELHQATLDWRWLERAAQINDEMLRLFWDDREGACYFTPSDAERLFVRTKDFRDGAIPSGNSVAIMNLLRLAAILDEDDLRVKAEQSVRAVAGDLHHGPFGHERLLAAVDLLCSPSTEIVIVGDRRDAATKELIAVTREGYDPARIVLVKDPSEHPAVPRQQVPALEGKTLLDGKASAHVCHGRTCHVPVSSPAELRCLLNSLGRGA; the protein is encoded by the coding sequence ATGACCGATAGAACCGCCTCGCAGGCTGCTGCAAGGGCAAACCGACTGGCTGACTCTACCAGCCCGTATCTGCTCCAGCACGCCCGCAATCCTGTGGACTGGTTCCCTTGGGGCACCGAGGCCTTGGAAAAAGCACGCCGGGAAGACAAGCCGATCTTCCTGAGCAGCGGCTACGCCGCGTGCCACTGGTGCCATGTCATGGAGCAGGAGAGTTTTGAGAACCCGGCCATCGCCGCCATCCTGAATGAGCACTTCGTTTCCATCAAGGTTGATCGTGAACAACGTCCGGACCTCGATGATCTCTACATGAAGGCCACGTTGCTGTGCAACCAAGGCAACGGCGGCTGGCCGATGAGCGTGTTCCTCCTTCCCGACGATCAGACGCCTTTCTTCGCCGGGACCTACTATCCGCCAACATCGCGTTACGGAAGAATCGGGTTTGCGGATCTGCTGAGGCGAATCGCCGGTCTCTGGCACGACGATCGCAATGAAATCCGCCGTGCGGCCGCATCGTTGGTCGAAGGCGTCCGGCAGCTCAGCCGGCCCGCACCCCTGGACACCGCCATCACCGCCGACATGGTCAGTTCGGCGGCCGCCGCGCTCGCTTCCGCATTTGACCCCGTTCAGGGCGGCATCAGCGGCGGCGGGACAAACAAGTTCCCACCGTCGATCGCCATGAGCCTGATGCTCCGCGAATACGTGCATTCGTGCCGTCGAGGACGTCCCGATCCGATTCTCCTGGAACGAGTGACCCTCACGTTGGACAAGATGGCCAACGGTGGAATCTACGATCATCTCGCCGGCGGGATCGCTCGGTACAGCACCGACCCGAGCTGGCTCGTGCCGCACTTCGAGAAGATGCTCTACGACCAGGCGCTGGTCAGCGGAGTCTACCTGGAAGCGTTTCAGGTGACCGGCGACCGGCGATACGCCGACGTCGCGTCCCGGATTCTTGACTACGTGCTGGCGGACATGAGGTCTCCTGAGGGAGCCTTCTACTCAGCATGGGACGCCGACAGCGAAGGCATAGAGGGCAAGTACTACGTCTGGACGAAGTCGGAAATCATGGCGGTTCTCGGGGAACATGAGGGCGAGGTCTTCTGCACCTATTACAATGTAACCGAGCAGGGCAACTGGGAAGGCGCCAACATCCTGAATGTTCAACGAGCCCCAGACGTAGTCGCTCGGCTGTATGGCATCAGTGAGACACAGTTGAGCCGGATGCTCCGGATCGCCCGCGAGAAGCTCCTCTTGGCCCGCAGGCAACGTGTTCCCCCGGCTCTCGACGATAAGACCCTGACCGCGTGGAATGCTCTGGTGATCACATCACTGGCCCGGGCCGCGGAAGTCCTCAGCGAGCCACGCTACGCGGATGCTGCGGCGACAGCGGCGGAATTCATCTTGACCAATCTGATCGCTGATGGTCGATTGCTTCGGACCTGGCGCAACGGCAAGGCCCATACGCCGGCGTACCTCGACGACTACGCGTTCCTCGTTGAGGCGCTTCTCGAGCTGCACCAGGCGACGCTTGACTGGCGATGGCTTGAGCGAGCAGCTCAAATCAACGATGAGATGCTGCGGCTGTTCTGGGATGACCGTGAGGGGGCCTGCTACTTCACCCCATCCGATGCCGAGAGGCTTTTCGTCCGTACAAAGGACTTTCGCGACGGTGCCATTCCATCGGGCAACTCGGTCGCAATCATGAACCTGCTGCGGCTGGCGGCGATCCTTGACGAAGATGATCTGCGTGTAAAAGCCGAGCAATCAGTTCGCGCAGTGGCCGGGGACCTGCACCACGGTCCGTTTGGCCATGAACGACTATTGGCTGCAGTGGACCTGCTCTGCTCCCCGAGCACCGAAATCGTCATCGTGGGCGACCGTCGTGACGCTGCCACGAAAGAGTTGATCGCCGTGACCCGCGAAGGCTACGACCCTGCGCGGATTGTCCTCGTCAAGGATCCCAGCGAGCATCCAGCGGTTCCACGGCAACAAGTGCCCGCCCTGGAGGGCAAGACGCTCTTGGACGGCAAGGCTTCAGCCCATGTCTGCCACGGCCGGACCTGTCACGTCCCCGTGTCTTCCCCGGCCGAACTGCGTTGCCTGCTCAACAGTCTTGGCCGAGGTGCCTGA
- a CDS encoding class I SAM-dependent methyltransferase — protein sequence MQATADTVCPQELEATPLSVASSAADIAGAPAEVHTSLEVLSELYNYNHWLFNKVRPFVGETVCEVGCGIGNITQFLLNRRQVVGIEPLAASLRQSTERFRDHLNTRFFNGVLQDCPNETVPAGAFDTVLCMNVLEHIEDDVGALNTMRLLCGPHGRVVILVPAHMSIYGELDRAFGHCRRYNHKSLAAVFSKAGLLPTYGRYMNAIGYFGWFWEGRCLRRQQINLQSARLFNRLVPFIDAFERLLPLPFGQSLLMVGRPESR from the coding sequence GTGCAAGCAACCGCAGATACAGTCTGCCCGCAGGAGCTGGAGGCGACTCCCTTGTCTGTCGCGTCGTCCGCGGCCGACATTGCGGGTGCGCCCGCCGAGGTGCATACCAGTCTTGAAGTCCTCAGCGAGCTCTACAACTACAACCACTGGTTGTTCAACAAAGTCCGCCCCTTTGTCGGCGAGACGGTGTGTGAGGTGGGATGCGGAATAGGGAACATCACCCAGTTCCTGCTCAACCGCCGGCAGGTCGTGGGCATCGAACCGTTGGCCGCGTCACTCCGGCAGAGTACGGAGCGATTCCGCGACCATCTGAACACCCGGTTTTTCAACGGCGTTCTACAGGATTGCCCAAACGAGACAGTGCCGGCCGGCGCGTTCGACACGGTCCTTTGCATGAACGTCCTGGAGCATATTGAGGATGACGTCGGCGCTTTGAACACCATGCGCCTGTTGTGCGGACCGCACGGTAGGGTGGTCATTCTGGTACCGGCTCACATGAGCATCTACGGCGAGTTGGACCGCGCTTTTGGTCACTGCCGTCGCTACAACCACAAAAGCCTGGCCGCCGTTTTCAGCAAGGCCGGCCTGCTCCCGACCTACGGCCGCTACATGAATGCGATCGGCTACTTCGGCTGGTTCTGGGAAGGACGGTGCCTGCGCCGCCAACAAATCAACCTGCAATCCGCTCGACTCTTCAACCGGCTGGTCCCCTTCATCGATGCCTTCGAACGGCTGTTGCCGTTACCGTTTGGTCAATCGCTTCTGATGGTTGGCCGGCCCGAGAGTCGCTAG
- a CDS encoding uroporphyrinogen decarboxylase family protein: MSHAQVKIDRIMAALEHRETDRVPVGEFFWTNFIRRARREGKIGDGFDPYRHWDLDMVVITPNMDPHLTGIQIVRETQEIRTVKTGFGATIEVHASCPMPMYVDFAHTSFEQMEALRFDDPHDERRYFAALDDQINSVGDSLNLNLPPWIDRVKAYADDFCVFGAVCEPHEMLWRIIGTENALYKMAEEPERLARFIERLGDFLVGIAEAEIAAAKGRLTGLYIWGDIAYTRGMFFSPDYWRSVYKPQLKRLCDVARAAGLKTIYHGCGNASVIYEDMIEAGVDGYNPLEAKAGLDVVELKRQYGRRWAFNGNIDVRVLATNDREQIRREVLRKLNAAKGGGYIMQSDHSVPDSVSFDSYDYAVRLAQEYGRYPLQLGECDEAI, encoded by the coding sequence GTGAGTCATGCCCAAGTCAAGATCGACCGCATCATGGCTGCGTTGGAGCATCGGGAGACCGATCGCGTTCCGGTCGGCGAGTTCTTCTGGACCAACTTCATCCGCCGGGCCAGGCGCGAGGGCAAGATCGGCGACGGCTTCGACCCCTACCGCCACTGGGACCTGGACATGGTGGTCATCACGCCCAACATGGACCCACACCTGACAGGCATCCAGATCGTCCGCGAGACACAGGAGATCAGAACTGTCAAGACGGGTTTCGGGGCGACGATCGAAGTGCACGCCTCCTGCCCCATGCCGATGTACGTGGACTTCGCGCACACGAGTTTCGAGCAGATGGAGGCCCTGCGGTTCGACGATCCGCACGATGAGCGGCGTTATTTCGCGGCCTTGGACGACCAGATCAACTCGGTGGGCGACAGCCTCAATCTCAACTTGCCACCCTGGATTGACCGGGTCAAAGCTTACGCCGATGACTTCTGCGTTTTTGGAGCGGTGTGCGAGCCGCACGAGATGCTCTGGCGGATCATCGGGACCGAAAACGCCCTGTACAAGATGGCCGAGGAGCCTGAGCGGCTGGCCCGGTTCATCGAGCGGTTGGGCGACTTTCTGGTGGGCATTGCCGAGGCTGAGATTGCCGCGGCGAAGGGTCGGCTGACCGGCCTCTACATCTGGGGCGACATCGCTTACACACGAGGGATGTTTTTCTCGCCCGACTACTGGCGAAGCGTATACAAGCCGCAGCTCAAGCGGCTGTGCGACGTGGCTCGCGCGGCCGGGCTGAAAACCATCTACCACGGCTGCGGAAACGCGTCGGTCATCTACGAAGATATGATCGAAGCCGGCGTCGACGGCTACAACCCGCTGGAAGCCAAGGCGGGCCTGGATGTGGTAGAGCTCAAGAGACAGTACGGCCGTCGATGGGCGTTCAACGGGAATATCGACGTACGGGTGCTTGCGACCAATGACCGCGAGCAGATCCGCCGGGAGGTCCTTCGCAAGCTGAACGCGGCCAAGGGCGGCGGCTACATCATGCAGTCGGATCACAGCGTGCCGGACAGCGTGTCTTTCGACAGCTATGATTATGCTGTTCGGCTTGCGCAGGAATATGGCCGTTATCCTCTGCAACTGGGCGAGTGCGACGAGGCGATTTAG
- a CDS encoding alpha-L-fucosidase: protein MNMTNKVTWTVLVGVSVMASVPVKLAQTTQEDKTCLQASAEDLQWCREARFGLFVCWGPVTLKGTEIGWSRGGERRGAGENKNGIPVEVYDNLYRQWKPTKFDARLWCQAAKDAGMKYLIFLVKHHDGYCLYDTKLTDYRSTSPEAAWQHDVMADLTKACRESGLKLFIYDSQPDWHHPDYHTAHHHRYIEYLHGQIRELLTNYGRIHGLWFDGLGGKADDWDAPTLFKLVRVFLPHIIISNRCRLPGDFDTPEQKIGKFQTHRPWESCINLGMQWSWKPNNPIKSFKECIGLLVRCAGGDGNLALNVSPTPDGDFEPQQLDQLKEIGGWLARYGESI from the coding sequence ATGAACATGACAAACAAGGTGACGTGGACGGTGCTGGTTGGTGTTTCGGTCATGGCAAGTGTGCCGGTGAAGCTCGCGCAGACAACGCAGGAGGACAAGACCTGTCTCCAGGCGTCGGCCGAGGACCTGCAGTGGTGCCGGGAAGCTCGCTTCGGCCTGTTCGTCTGCTGGGGGCCGGTGACGCTCAAAGGCACCGAGATCGGCTGGTCACGCGGCGGCGAGCGCCGCGGCGCCGGCGAGAACAAGAACGGAATCCCGGTTGAGGTGTACGACAACCTCTACAGGCAGTGGAAGCCGACGAAGTTTGATGCCCGGCTGTGGTGTCAGGCCGCGAAGGACGCCGGGATGAAGTACTTGATCTTCCTCGTCAAGCACCACGACGGCTATTGCCTGTACGATACAAAGCTCACAGACTACAGGAGCACCAGCCCCGAGGCGGCATGGCAGCACGACGTGATGGCCGACCTAACCAAGGCTTGCCGGGAGTCGGGGCTCAAGCTGTTCATCTATGATTCCCAACCGGACTGGCATCATCCCGACTACCACACCGCGCATCATCATCGCTACATCGAGTATCTCCACGGACAGATTCGCGAGTTGCTGACCAACTACGGCCGGATCCACGGTCTTTGGTTCGACGGCTTGGGAGGTAAGGCTGATGACTGGGACGCCCCGACGCTCTTCAAGCTCGTTCGCGTGTTTCTGCCCCACATCATCATCAGTAACCGTTGCCGCCTGCCCGGCGACTTCGACACACCCGAGCAGAAAATCGGCAAGTTCCAGACTCACAGGCCGTGGGAATCCTGTATTAACCTCGGCATGCAGTGGTCCTGGAAGCCCAACAACCCCATCAAGTCATTCAAGGAATGCATCGGGTTACTCGTGCGCTGCGCAGGGGGCGACGGCAACCTCGCCCTCAATGTCAGCCCGACACCCGATGGTGATTTCGAACCTCAGCAGCTCGATCAACTGAAGGAAATCGGCGGGTGGCTGGCAAGGTACGGCGAGAGCATCTAA
- a CDS encoding acylneuraminate cytidylyltransferase family protein: MARAGSKGLPDKCSLPLCGRPLISYTIGHAQEARLVSAIVLTTDSATTKSVAQAAGIRVIDRPVELAGDTASVVDTVRHAVEVYEQQTRHKVDIVVILYGNIPVRAPGIVDRCVDHLIRAGCDSVRTVAPVTKQHPDWIHRLEGDKLVQFRPNTIHRRQDLEPLYYHDGAVIAVKRDSLFTPEAFENPHGFFGRDRRAVVQNPEDAVDVDTRVDLFLAEAILRARGEAAVADAPAAACRRPPFTAAAVHTVTHDR, from the coding sequence ATGGCCCGGGCTGGCAGCAAGGGCCTGCCCGACAAGTGCAGTCTGCCCCTCTGCGGGCGGCCGTTGATCTCATACACCATCGGGCATGCCCAGGAAGCCCGCCTCGTCAGTGCCATTGTTCTGACAACCGACTCGGCGACGACCAAGAGCGTCGCGCAGGCGGCAGGTATCCGGGTGATCGACCGTCCGGTCGAACTGGCCGGCGATACCGCCTCCGTCGTTGACACTGTGCGCCATGCCGTCGAGGTCTACGAGCAACAGACCCGGCATAAGGTCGACATAGTGGTCATTTTGTACGGCAACATCCCGGTCCGTGCACCCGGCATCGTCGATCGTTGCGTGGACCATCTCATTCGCGCGGGTTGCGACTCGGTTCGGACCGTCGCCCCCGTGACCAAGCAGCATCCGGACTGGATTCATCGCCTCGAAGGTGACAAGCTCGTCCAGTTCCGCCCCAATACCATTCACCGTCGGCAGGATCTGGAACCGCTGTACTATCACGACGGCGCGGTCATCGCCGTCAAGCGAGACAGCCTGTTCACCCCGGAGGCATTCGAGAACCCACACGGTTTCTTCGGCCGCGACCGTCGCGCCGTCGTGCAGAACCCCGAGGATGCGGTGGACGTCGATACCCGAGTCGACCTGTTTCTGGCAGAGGCCATCCTGCGGGCACGCGGAGAAGCGGCCGTTGCCGACGCCCCGGCAGCGGCCTGTCGACGCCCGCCGTTTACGGCCGCTGCGGTCCATACGGTTACTCATGACAGATGA
- the glmM gene encoding phosphoglucosamine mutase: MMTVSGVRGVIGEMLTPTLAAELGCAFGTYLRGGKVVVGRDSRPSGAMVQQGVVSGLLAAGCDVILLGIASTPATAMMVRRHSANGGVVITASHNPVMWNGIKFLTSEGLAPPPEQAAKIFGIYDLKAFTLAGVEHLSTPQSDPSAANAHVEAVLSLVDRKLISAKEYRVVLDSINGAGGVEGKMLLDNLGCEVVHINAEANGRFAHAPEPLAENLAQLCDAVREKQAIAGFAQDPDADRLAIVDENGIYIGEEYTLALAARYMFAAHPGPAAANLSTSRMIDDVAAQAGGACRVYRSPVGEANVVAVMKDHGCQFGGEGNGGIIDLRVGPVRDSLVAMALTLQLMTLTGKTISQLVADIPRYVMIKQKFDCPKERVERILDAVRTQCCDGQINDIDGVRVDYPDGWVHIRGSNTEPIVRIIAEAPTQDRAHDLINRMRQIMDATP, from the coding sequence ATGATGACTGTTTCGGGAGTGCGCGGCGTCATTGGCGAAATGCTGACGCCCACGCTGGCCGCCGAGCTAGGCTGCGCATTCGGGACGTACCTCCGCGGTGGCAAGGTGGTTGTCGGACGAGACAGCCGTCCGAGCGGGGCGATGGTGCAGCAAGGCGTTGTCTCCGGCCTGCTGGCTGCCGGTTGCGATGTCATTCTCCTGGGAATAGCCAGCACCCCCGCGACCGCCATGATGGTACGGCGCCATTCGGCCAACGGCGGCGTCGTGATTACTGCCAGCCACAATCCGGTCATGTGGAACGGCATCAAGTTCCTCACCAGCGAGGGCCTGGCCCCGCCGCCGGAGCAAGCCGCGAAGATCTTCGGCATATACGACCTTAAGGCTTTTACACTTGCCGGCGTCGAGCACCTGAGCACACCCCAGAGCGATCCGTCGGCGGCCAATGCTCACGTCGAGGCCGTCCTGTCGCTGGTTGATCGCAAGTTGATCTCGGCAAAGGAGTACCGTGTCGTCCTGGACAGCATCAACGGGGCCGGCGGCGTCGAGGGCAAGATGTTGTTGGACAACCTTGGCTGCGAAGTGGTTCACATCAACGCCGAAGCCAACGGCCGCTTTGCCCATGCGCCCGAGCCCCTCGCTGAGAACCTTGCCCAACTGTGCGATGCCGTCCGAGAGAAGCAAGCCATCGCAGGTTTCGCCCAGGATCCCGATGCCGATCGCCTGGCGATCGTCGACGAGAACGGCATCTATATCGGGGAAGAGTACACGCTGGCTTTGGCGGCAAGGTACATGTTCGCCGCCCATCCCGGACCGGCCGCGGCCAACCTTTCGACCTCCCGCATGATCGACGACGTGGCCGCCCAGGCAGGGGGAGCATGTCGTGTCTATCGCTCGCCGGTCGGCGAGGCCAATGTCGTTGCCGTCATGAAGGATCACGGCTGCCAGTTTGGCGGCGAGGGTAATGGCGGCATCATCGATCTTCGCGTCGGTCCCGTTCGCGACAGCCTGGTGGCTATGGCCCTCACGCTGCAGCTCATGACCCTCACCGGCAAGACCATCAGCCAACTTGTGGCCGATATTCCGCGCTACGTCATGATCAAGCAGAAATTCGACTGCCCCAAGGAGCGGGTCGAGCGCATCCTCGACGCCGTGCGGACGCAATGTTGCGATGGGCAGATCAACGACATCGACGGTGTTCGCGTCGATTATCCCGATGGCTGGGTTCACATCCGCGGTTCAAACACCGAGCCCATCGTCCGAATCATCGCTGAGGCTCCCACCCAGGATCGCGCCCACGACCTCATCAACCGGATGCGCCAAATCATGGACGCAACACCCTAG
- a CDS encoding N-acetylneuraminate synthase family protein has protein sequence MTDDARKSFRIGPATVGDGSPVYVIAEAGVNHDGRVDVARELIHAAANAEADAVKFQLFSADRLVTKSAATADYQKQASQGDTQRDMLARLELAREQFAELSAYARYCDIEFLATPFGIDDLKFLVSIGVQAIKLASTDIVNDPLLDAAVASGLPVIASTGAASEAEIARAVERFKQPGAGPLALLHCVSCYPTPEAQANLGAIGALARRFDCLTGFSDHTESVSMGGYAAAAGARIIEKHLTLDRSRPGPDHAFSLEPTAMAEYIRQIRYVERLLGDGSVGSQECEDEVRRLARGNIVSTRDIRAGEVLNAEMLTIKRAGGGLWASELQTIIGRRAKVDIPADTAIQREWVS, from the coding sequence ATGACAGATGATGCTCGCAAGTCATTCCGGATTGGCCCAGCAACGGTCGGCGACGGCAGCCCCGTGTATGTGATTGCCGAAGCCGGCGTCAATCACGACGGCCGCGTTGATGTCGCGCGCGAACTGATCCACGCCGCAGCCAACGCCGAGGCCGATGCCGTGAAATTCCAGTTGTTCTCCGCCGATCGCTTGGTCACGAAATCGGCGGCCACGGCTGACTACCAGAAACAGGCCTCTCAGGGTGACACGCAGCGGGACATGCTGGCACGCCTGGAGTTGGCGCGTGAGCAATTTGCGGAGTTGTCCGCGTACGCCCGTTACTGCGACATCGAGTTCCTTGCCACGCCGTTCGGCATCGACGATCTGAAGTTCCTCGTGTCCATCGGTGTGCAGGCGATCAAGCTGGCTTCGACCGATATCGTCAACGATCCGCTGCTGGACGCGGCGGTTGCGTCCGGATTGCCCGTAATAGCCTCAACCGGGGCCGCTAGTGAGGCGGAGATTGCCCGGGCCGTCGAACGATTCAAGCAGCCTGGCGCTGGCCCATTGGCCCTGCTTCATTGTGTGAGCTGTTACCCCACTCCGGAAGCACAGGCCAACCTCGGAGCGATCGGTGCGTTGGCTCGCAGGTTCGATTGTCTCACAGGTTTCAGCGATCACACCGAGAGTGTCAGCATGGGCGGCTACGCGGCCGCGGCAGGCGCTCGCATCATCGAGAAGCACCTGACGTTGGACCGCTCGCGACCGGGGCCCGACCATGCATTTTCCCTCGAACCGACAGCCATGGCCGAGTACATCCGCCAGATCCGGTACGTTGAGAGGCTCTTGGGCGACGGCAGCGTCGGATCGCAGGAGTGCGAGGACGAGGTTCGCCGGTTGGCTCGCGGCAATATCGTCTCGACGAGAGACATCCGGGCGGGCGAGGTGCTCAATGCCGAAATGCTGACGATCAAACGGGCAGGTGGGGGGCTTTGGGCATCCGAGTTGCAGACGATCATCGGGCGGCGGGCCAAGGTCGACATTCCGGCCGATACGGCCATCCAGCGGGAATGGGTTTCGTGA
- a CDS encoding L-rhamnose mutarotase — protein MNRYGMVIKVKPEGLEEYKRLHAAVWPDVLKMISACNIRNYSIFHKDGYLFSYFEYVGTDFAADMARMAADPTTQQWWAVCMPCQEPLPTRVNGEWWAKMEEIFHWD, from the coding sequence ATGAACCGTTACGGCATGGTCATCAAGGTCAAACCCGAGGGGTTGGAGGAGTACAAGCGGCTGCATGCGGCCGTGTGGCCCGACGTGCTGAAGATGATCAGCGCGTGCAACATCCGCAACTACTCGATCTTCCACAAGGACGGCTACCTGTTCAGCTACTTCGAATACGTGGGTACCGACTTTGCGGCGGACATGGCCAGGATGGCTGCAGATCCGACGACACAACAATGGTGGGCGGTGTGCATGCCTTGCCAGGAGCCGCTGCCGACCCGCGTCAACGGCGAGTGGTGGGCAAAGATGGAGGAGATCTTCCATTGGGATTGA